Proteins from a genomic interval of Clostridia bacterium:
- a CDS encoding recombinase family protein has translation MKQKRMAGYIRVSRIRNDEAISPENQKEKILLQAKLLGIPEDRIDFYIDLDYSGKDTNRPEFQRMMSSLHLYSSIIVYKLSRFSRSTVDFHQNITRLEKANVNLISVTENIDTSTPVGRLIRNIIVDFAQFEREVISEQVSDNMHLNASQGNWNGGTVPYGYKAVDKKLVVDPVTSEVVKKIFEMFAEGYGANVIRNELFRLGIKSPSDNTFWHKNTILNIIKNPVYIGKLQYGGKVYDAEHEGFIPIELWETCQKILKRRSETASRSVSSEHLLSGLIKCPKCGRNLNIRYNGRSDNAVRRYVCPGRNDSVIPCDCIIIDADSIEKSIVEKLHQLAKIPETIFQSRKAANSLMLVDNNALQEQEKQLKKELAKVRQSMKEMFFLYNDKKITIDQLEMMNTEYLEREKAIKKQLEEVEQILADQQAAHTNIARLERMILEFPVNWAHADRQEGRNLINSLIKEIRISDSGIVLDLYYSTVEIKVREIHRSVMKF, from the coding sequence ATGAAACAGAAAAGAATGGCCGGATATATCCGGGTATCTAGAATAAGGAACGATGAAGCTATTTCACCGGAAAACCAAAAAGAAAAAATACTCTTACAAGCTAAGCTGCTAGGAATTCCAGAAGACAGAATCGATTTCTATATAGATCTCGATTACTCAGGAAAAGATACTAACCGGCCTGAGTTCCAGAGAATGATGTCATCCCTGCATCTTTATTCCTCCATAATAGTGTACAAGCTTTCCCGGTTTTCTCGTTCTACCGTTGACTTTCACCAGAATATCACAAGGCTAGAAAAAGCTAACGTTAATTTAATCTCCGTCACCGAGAACATCGACACATCAACACCGGTTGGCAGATTGATTAGAAATATTATAGTTGACTTTGCCCAATTCGAAAGAGAAGTAATAAGCGAACAGGTAAGCGATAACATGCATCTCAACGCCAGCCAGGGCAACTGGAACGGCGGTACCGTCCCATATGGGTACAAAGCAGTAGACAAGAAGCTTGTAGTAGATCCTGTCACTTCGGAAGTAGTCAAAAAGATCTTTGAAATGTTTGCCGAGGGATACGGTGCCAATGTCATACGGAATGAGTTATTCAGATTAGGGATAAAATCACCTTCAGACAATACATTCTGGCATAAGAATACAATTTTGAACATCATCAAAAACCCTGTTTACATCGGCAAGCTGCAATATGGCGGTAAAGTGTATGATGCAGAACACGAAGGCTTTATTCCGATAGAATTGTGGGAGACTTGCCAGAAAATCCTAAAAAGAAGGTCTGAAACCGCATCTCGATCTGTTTCCTCTGAACACCTACTCTCTGGTTTGATTAAGTGTCCCAAGTGTGGCCGAAACCTTAACATAAGATATAACGGCCGGAGTGATAATGCAGTACGACGATATGTTTGCCCTGGTCGTAACGATTCGGTGATTCCATGTGACTGTATCATTATTGACGCTGACTCAATAGAAAAGAGCATAGTTGAGAAACTACACCAACTGGCTAAAATACCCGAAACAATCTTTCAATCCCGCAAAGCAGCAAATAGCTTAATGCTGGTTGACAATAACGCACTACAAGAACAAGAAAAACAACTCAAAAAAGAATTAGCCAAAGTAAGGCAGTCCATGAAAGAAATGTTTTTCTTATATAATGATAAGAAAATTACTATAGACCAGCTGGAGATGATGAACACCGAATATTTGGAAAGAGAAAAGGCAATTAAGAAACAGCTAGAAGAAGTGGAACAAATACTAGCTGACCAGCAAGCCGCACATACCAATATTGCTCGATTAGAAAGGATGATATTGGAGTTTCCGGTCAACTGGGCCCATGCTGATCGACAGGAAGGTAGAAATCTGATCAATTCTTTGATTAAGGAAATACGTATTTCAGATTCTGGAATTGTACTCGACCTCTATTACTCAACCGTGGAAATCAAAGTTCGAGAAATCCACCGGTCGGTTATGAAGTTCTAG